Within Lolium rigidum isolate FL_2022 chromosome 5, APGP_CSIRO_Lrig_0.1, whole genome shotgun sequence, the genomic segment agcatcgtatatattaggcatcaagatttatagagatagatcaagacgcctaatagggctatcacgagtacatatctggacaagattctaaagaagtttagaatggacgaaagtaagaaagggttcttacctatgttaccggggaaagtcttgagtaagactcaaggaccggctacggcagaagaaagagaaaggatgagtaaaatcccctatgcctcggcgataggatctatcatgtatgccatgctatgtactagaccggatatagcacatgctttgttagtttgactagcgagatatcaaagtgatccgggaatggaacaactggacagcggtcaagaatatctgaagtacttgaaaagaactaaggatatgtttctttgttatggaggtgaccaagagctcgttgtaagtggttacaccgatgcaagttggaacaccgatcacgatgactctaagtcacaatgcaggtacgtgtttatattgaatggtgctttacGATaagtgggcaagctcgaagcggtgcacggtggcgaagtcttcaacggaatcgagtacatagcggcttcggaggcttcatcggaagcggtatggatgaagaggttcattgtagagctcggtgtggttcctagtgcattggacccattaatcattttcgtgataacatgggtgccatcgccaatgcacaagagctaaggtcacacaagaggctgaagcatatcaagctgcgttaccactcgattcgcgaatacatcgaagatggagaagtaaagatttgcaaagtacacagcgATCGGAATGTAgcgagatccgttgactaaagctctccctagggcaaagcatgaccaacaccagaatgcaatgggtgttaggtatattacaatataatctagattattgactctagtgcaagtgggagactgaaggagatatgccctagagacaataataaagtggttattatttatatctttatgtttatgataaatgtttatatatcatgctataattgtattaactgaaacattagtacatgtgtgatatgtagacaacaagaagtccctagtatgcctcttaaactagcttgttgattaatggatgattagtttcataatcatgaacattggatgttattaataacaaggttatatcattatatgaatgatgtaatggacacacccaattaagcgtagcataagatctcgtcattaagttatttgctataagctttcaatacatagttacctagtccttatgaccatgagatcatgtaaatcacttataccggaaaggtactttgattacaccaaacaccactttgcgtaaatgggtggctataaaggtgggattaagtatccggaaagtgtgagttgaggcatatggatcaacgagtgggatttgtccatcccgatgacggatagatatactctgggccctctcggtggaatgtcgtctaatgtcttgcaagcatatgaatgagttcataagagaccacatgccacggtacgagtaaagagtacttgtcaggagacgaggttgaacaaggtataagagtgataccgaagatcaaacctcggacaagtaaaatatcgcgtgacaaagggaattggtattatatgtgtatggttcattagatcactaaagtcatcgttgaatatgtgggagccattatggatctccagatcccgctattggttattggtcggagtaagtactcaaccatgtccgcatagttcacgaaccgtagggtgacacacttaaagttggatgttgaaatattagtacttgaatatggaatggagttcgaatatttgttcggagtcccggatgagatcccggacatcacgaggagttccggaatggtccggagaataagattcatatataggatgtcattttatgtgaattaaaatgtcgcggaaggttctatggaaggttctagaaggttctagaaaagtccggaagaaaccaccaaggaaggtggagtccacatggaactccacctccatggccggccaaccctaatgggggaggagtcccaagtggactcccccttaggggccacccccccccatatgggaggtggaactcccacctctagtgggagtcctagcttggctaggtttcccctccatatggaaggttttggtttcgggtcttattcgaagacttggagtccaacacttagggttccacctatataatgaggggccaagggagggggccggaaaccccaagaccacaagctggccgccccattgaagtggccggccacccctcccaaaccctagccgccccctctcctccatatcttccgcgtagctttagcgaagctccgccggagttctccaccgccaccgacaccacgccgtcgtcgctgtcggattcaagaggagctactacttccgctgcccgctggaacgggaggtggacgtcgtcttcatcaacaaccgaacgtgtggccaagtacggaggtgctgccgttcgtggcgccggaaccgatcgtgatcaagatcttctacgcgcttttgcaagcggcaagtgaacgtctaccgcagcaacaagagcctcctcttgtaggctttggaatctcttcaagggtgagactcgataccccctcgttgctaccgtcttctagattgcatcttggcttggattgcgtgttcgcggtaggaaaatttttgttttctatgcaacgttatcctacaaaaacGAGGGGGCCTGGAGGCTACTCGTATGTGACATCGCCAGAACTATTCATCCAAAGCACATGTTTTTATCCTAAATTACACGGAACACCAAGATAACACATTCATGAGAAAATATCACCCCAGTGTTATTGTGTTGGATCCAGCCAGCAAAGGCTTTCTCCTTGGCCCACTAAACCAAGGCATTGGGACTTCGTAATGTATCCGCGTCGTTTACTAAATACTCATGCTTTGCTACAGATAAAATCGACTGCCACATGCCTTGTGTCTGAATCGACAATCAGCCAAACTCTGCCCTGGCTGGCATCCAGCCTTTTTTGTTCGGTTTGCCTATCGTGTTCCCTTGGCTCTGCCACCATGCCCACACGACCTCCGTTATGTTCCATATCGTGCTCCACCATGTTTAGTATAAATTGTTAGATATTTAATAGTTAggtatatttaatatttttttacTTCGGGATATGGGCACTAAAGATATTGCACTTTTGGTCACCAGCAGGTTAATCCAATGGAAGGTAGTAGAAGTTTGTGACGGATGCAGCTTTAGCATTAGTAAAAGTGTGTGAGGAATGCTTGTTCGTTTCAGCTTTAATCTGATATTTTCTATTATTTGTTCAGCTTTATGTTTACTTCAATAATGATTCTCAAAATGAAGAGGCTCTGAGTGATCCAatatatttcttagttttcttttcctttttttggctgtgtgcatccgtagtgccattagggtggtgcgttgttgcagagactgtgtgtaattggtatattttttatattaatatattccctttatcgaaaaaataataATTCTCAAAATGAAGAGGCTCTGAGTGATCCAATATGTTTTTAGTTGAAGGAAGAAAACTGAAATTTTGTATCCGTGTACCACATTAACCTCCAAAGTCAATCTATTTAGAATATGAGTTTACAATGCCAGCTACGAAGGTCCGGAGTTAAACTTAAGCATTCCCACAGTCAACTACATCTGAAAAGTAGCATTGTTGTTAACGATCCCAAGCAGGCTTGGCAGACAAAGGAAAACAAGCAAGGTCTAAACAAAAACAAATTGGCCAAATGAACTACAAGTTAATATGCAATGTACCTGTAACCCGTTGCTCAGTTTACCGGGTTACAAGGAATGCTTTGATCGCCGCTGGTACTTAGCCGTTCTGCTTCTGGACCAAAAGAATCTTAAATGCAATCTAGGAGAGCAATGGGGACAGTGATTCATACAGAAGGATGCTTCAATAGAGATTATAGAGACGtaaaccaagatagcattgggacttttgaaTCTGTCCTTACCGCTTACTCAATAGTGAATACCCGTGCCACGCACTTCGTTGTGGCCCATGTCATGTGCTCTGCCACTAGACGCAGGTGAGCTCCGTTATGGCCCATATCATGTTCCACCATGTCTAATTTACTTGTTAGATATTTGAATAGTtacttattttaaaattttataacTTTAGGGATGTGGGTAGTAAAAACAATTCAATTCCGGTCACCAGTAGGTTGATCCAATGACAGTTAGTAAAAGTTTGTGACAGGTGCATCTTTAGCATCAGTAAAAGTGTGTGACGAATGCTTCTTCATTTTACGTTGGACGTTTCTTAGTGGAGCATTTGATCTGAAATATCTTTTCTATCATTTGTTCAGCTTTATGTTCGCGGTAATAATAAGTGTGACCCAATTTTATTTTAGGTGAAGGAAGAAAACTGAAATTTTGTAGTAGAGTATCCGTACCACATTAACCTCCAAAGTCAGCCTCTTTAGAATAAGAATGTACAATGTCAACAAGGTGGGTAAAGAGTTAAATTAAAGCATTCCCATAGTCAACAACATCTGAAAAGTAGAACATTTTGTTAACCATCTCAGGCAGGCTTGGCAGACAAAGAAAAACAAGCAAGCTCTAAACAAAAACAAATTGGAAAAATGAACTACGAGTTATGTACAATGTACCTGTCGGCCGGTGCTCAGTTTTTCAAGTTGCAAGGAGCGGTTTGATGGCTGCTGGTACGTAGCCATTCTGCTTCTGGACCAAAAGAATCTTTAACGCAATCTAGGAGAgcattggggacaacgcttcacaGAGAAGCATATGCTTCACTAGATTGAGCCATAGATAGCATTGGTCATTGGAGACAGTGATTTGTTTTAGGTAAAGTTGCCTGGTCCACGATTTCATGTCCAAGGAGACAATTGGTAGCACGCTGCCCCTGCTGGCATCACACCCTTTGTTGTTTGGGTTCCATCTACATTGTGCTCTCAGCTTTGCCACTATGCCCGGGCGAGCTCTTTTATTGTTATGGCCTGTATCATGCTCCACCATGTTTCATTGAACTTGTTAGATATTGTATAGTTATGTTTGTTAGGTTTGGTATATTTAGGGACGTTGGTAGTAAGAATATTGCAATTCGGGTCACCAGTAGGTTGACCCAATGACAGGCAGTACAAGTGTATGACGAATGCATCTTTATCAGCATATCTGGCCCATATGAAATGGTATCACAAGTTCACAACAGTGCATTGTGAGATAGGCCACAGCATTATCAACAATCTAGTAATGGAGTATGTGCTATCTTGTAGTGGATTACGAGCTAAATCCATCTACGCCCAGaaaggtcaaaaaaaaaaacaatttgttgtagcaatGGTGAAATCACATCACCCTCCACATCTTTGTAATATGTTTTTATCTGTCCAACAAGAGAGATAATCATCGAGCACTGATATTGCTGCAGTGAAACAACAGTAAGTAAATGATGCAAGAGAGCGAACGGAATCTAAGCCCACTTGCATTTCTCTGTGATGACCTACCCATGCCCTCCGAAGATGTTCAACTTTTGGTTGGTGACCAAATAAAGCATAATTTTCCATTCCCGAAACCGCTTCTCAACAATGGTTTCATCACTTTGATGTAACACGAAACCATGGGCATCGTTTGACTGCTCTCTGAACACCTTTTGTAGGCTTGATGCTAGTTGCTAGATACCCTAAGACAGACAGTTAATAAACCAGACACAAAGTGGCTGATTGCTTGTTCTCAGGATGTATGTACTGTTGCaagggtgcagcaaacaaagatgATGATCTTATATTCACTGGTCATAAGGAATTTTGTCTCCTTACCAGATAAAAcaaagtgaaaaaaaaaaaaacgcaaaGGAGGGTTTTGCATCCAGAAGTGATCCTATCTAGCATATATTGCACAGAATACTGACATAGAGGAAAAATATATCTATAAGATGCATGACAGAATGAGACAGAAGGTTCAATCAGGGCGCCATGCCCATTGCAGATGCTAATGCTATACCAGACACAAGAAGCAGGGCAtatatgctgctgctgctgctgctgctgtactGTTTTCAGAGCTCACTGGACGCATGCATGGACCACATACAGAAACATAACGGTTGCAGGAGGCATGCATGGACAAAATGCACTCAACTCATGGTGATGGTCTCTTCTGCTTGCACACATTGGGAATAGATTGGTTTGGTCCGTACTAACTAAACCGAAGGCACTGACCATTGAGGCATGAACAGTGGGTAAAATGTATCAGGTTCAGCAGGCTGACCATTTGCAACAGGCAGTGTCATCGTCAAACGTTTCCCTTGCAACTGCAACATGATTTGGCAACCATGTCGACAAGAAATCAAGTGAGATGCATTACTACGAGTCTACGACCGATGTGTCGGCTAATCTGTAGCTAGTTCATGTATGAGACAGCTTGAACAATGTGTTTACTAGGTGCAATATCTGCAGTTCTTCAGAGATTACAAGAATTGGACGTACTCACGTTTATCAGCTGTTACTTGAATGCCTGGCAATTCTGCTATGAATTATGAATAGCGTGGATTGTGCACTTCGTGATCCATACAATTTTGGCATCTACCATTTATTGTATAATTGTTCTCAAATTTCTCGACAAAATATAATAAACTACTAGATGATTTCCTCTGAAATTTTAAAGCATAAGGTTGATGAGTGCCAAGTCAGTTTCTAACCACGCGTAATCAATTCAATTCGATAACAAGGATGGAGTAATTTATACTGTAAGATTTTCAACAAAGAAGGTAAGTAAACTCAAAGCAATTCTTTTCATGGAAAAGAAGGTAGTAACCAAGCAACCCCTTGGATGCACTGATGAGCCAGGATAGCATCTTTGTATAGTCAGATCTTCAGTAACAGTCACAGATATAAAATATTTCTGGCTCTTAGAACAACCTTGTCAAGATTTATCTTTTCATGCATCTGGAGTTGATACTGGATGTAGTGAGCCTCAAGCAACATGATTTGTACTGTTTTAAGTGGAAAGGTCAGCTAATGAAAACTTACAATTTTAAGTGaatgaagaaaaaaaacataGCAATGaagcttgtttcaaaaaaaaaaaaatatatatagcaATGAAGCATACCTCTCAAAAAGAGTTTCACTTTCATAACCTCATAAGCCATATTCCAGTCTGAATGCTGGTACGGCAAACATATTTTCAGGAATCCAGGATGACCATGATATGATGTAATTCCTGGTTTTCAGATGGATGTTATCCAATCAGAGTTTAATCCTACACCTGCTTAAAGTGAGGATTACCACAGAGAAAGGAATGCAGGACGACAAGGTTGGTTGGTTCAGAGGAGCAGTACTCTAGTAGTTCAAATTTCACAAACTTTGAGTATAACAGTCTATACTGATCTGAAGTTGCAATGTTTACCAACTTGTATAATTACCAAATGAAAAATACAAAAGCTATGAATTTGAAAATTAGTTTTTCCAGGATTATAGAATGCTCTACATATATTTGGTGGATTGATTTTCGGTGTTGTGTGTTGGAACATGCTGATGTTCCTCTCGTGCCACACAATCAAAACAGTCCTGGACATATTGTTATTTTCATCAACTAAATGCACCCTTAGTTTTTCGTGCTAGTGCCGTGATTAACATCCAATGATGATACACATGTTCCAGTGAATACTGGGTTAATTTGCAATAGACAATCCTACAACCTCCACCAAAATTGTCTATAAACTCATGCAAGTCATATAAGATCTGAATCAATCACTTGGTACATGTACGACATGTcgttaacaaaaaaaaattatcagCAGTGTTTTATACCGACTGGCACCGACAATGTGAAACTTTGGTAGGACTGATTTCACCCAGTTAACCCAGGTTACAAtgtatttatatgtaatttaatctGAAGCAACATAGCCTTTCTGCCCCTCTTGCAGCCTTGCACACGCACTACCTTCCCAAGAGAGGGTATCTTTATTTTAATTAAACCAAGGCAGACCACCatgcttgtttactatatcaaGAATACTACTCAGTAGTCACAAATGCAAATAGGTTGCTCCCAGATGAACATACTACTTTTGCAAGTATCATGTTCTGAACTGAGGGCCTTGTGAGGCTCAAGCAGCCACTTAATCAAATTCGAGAGGCAAAAAACGTACTGTTAGTCTGTATTAACACCCTCCAACTTTACAACACTAGTCACCCTTGCCTTTGAAAAGAGGCGAGAAAACAGAGAACCTTTATATATCACAAAGGCCAATGTGAAAAAAACATGGGGAAAAGAGAAGACGAGAGTTAATGAAGGGAAGGCGCAATCAGGCACATTGTGATTGTGCCTTTGATGAGCTCAGATCAGTCAGTCCAGCAGAGAAGCATGACGACGCAGCGGCGGATGATGTACAGCCTGGCCTTCTGCTCCCTCAGGACCTTCTGCAGCCTCCCCGTATGCTTCTTCTTCCCCTGCTCCATGGCTTCCACCAGCTGGGAGCAATGCAGAAAGTTTGGGTGCGCTCCAGAGGTATTCTCTTCAGATGTTGTGGACTTGTGGTACTTGAATGGGAAGATCCAGTGGTGCAAATCTTGGTTTATATAGAGGGGCAAGGGTATGTGCTGCAGTATCTCGATACTGTCCCCAATCCTCCACCCCACCCCACCACACCCCACCAAAGCCGCGTGCAGTCAACACTTTGGAGCCTTAGAAGGGACACTTCTGAGTCCAAATGCATGCTCCTACTATTCAATTAGCTTACGATAAGGGTTAATTAAGAGGGGAAGAAGAATACTTACTTACAAGTGTGATCATGGATGTATACATGGACCCTTGATAGCACAGTACTTAGGGGGCATGATTGAGGACCGTGCGCCGCGCCGCACAGCACCGCGGACAGGATCAAGTGACCATACATGCCCTGCAAGCAAGAAAGGCAACCATGGGTTAATTGTTTAATGCCCCCAAGAAAGGCTATTCATGGTCCTCAAGCAGTCAAGCTTACCAGACAAAAATGCAGGTTTGTGCTGCTCAAGGCTGCTGCTTAGCCCTTAAAACTGCTTAAAGGGCACCGACGCACTGTAGCAAGTTAGCAAAATTACAAAGCCAACAATGAAGAGATTTGTCATGTGCATTGCTCATACTGAATACAACAACACTAATCAGATCCATGCTTGCTAGTTCTCTCTCTGTCTCAGGACGTGTTGGAATTTCCTCACTCTAGACTAGACAGGTCTAGATTGCATATATTATCCTTTCTGGCATGGGAAAGGACAGGTCAAAGAACTCAGACAATTCACAGAAGCGTACATATTAACACAAAATCCAAAGGAAGTCTTGGTACACATCTGTCGATCTAGTGGTACACCTAAACCAACAGATAAATTACAAAGCAAAAAATGCTTTGCACATTCTTCCAGATCACATTCCAAGAGGGCTGTGTTGACACTAGACAGCACTGATGACCTGATCATATGAGCTTCCAAAGTTCATCAAATAAGACAGAACTTACATTGCTAACCTTTCAACTTGTTGAAGCGACACAATCAAGGATCCTACGCTAACCATGCAAGTAGTCATAAGTAGGCCACTGCAAAGAGGGCAAGCTGATAAACTGAAGGTCATTAAATTAAACGATAGGGCACTCGGCATTAGGTAACTAATCCACTTGTAAACGCGACCAGAATATGGCAGCGCATGAGTTAGCACAAGTTGAATTGCGGGAATCGACCTCTTTGTTTTGGTCGGAACAGGGTCCGAGTTTCATAGCATATCTTGTTGATGGTGACTAGCCCTACTCAAATGCTATAAAGATCCCCTCTTCCATCGACAAATAAATGCTAATCGGCTGCCAGGCATGGTTAATGGTGACCGCGATCCAGAACTCCCTTTGCACAGACCTCTAACATTCAGAAGCAATGGTTTGTCATAAACCATCATGGACGAGAACAAAAAGGAAGAGTTAATCTACTGTATACCATAAGTAGTCAAGTGTCCCTGCAAAAAAAAAGTAGTAAAATGCTAAAAGAAAGGTGATGGGAGTCATGTATATTTTCTATGGGAGTCATGCATATTTTCTCATACCTGCAAACACAGATAATATGCTCTGTTTTCCTTTCCTCTGAATGCAGATTTTATATACTGTTAGAGAAACATGTTACTCATCATGTTCTAAATTGATTAATGTATTACTTTCATTACCAAATGATCAGACACGAGAAAAAGAACTTAAAGATGCTCATGATATCAAGATTCAACACACACTGACCATGACCAAAAATGTTGGTTAACATGAGACAGTGCTTGTGTGCTACATGACCAGCATTCAGACATTTTTTGTCACATGCTTGACTGGCATTCATACAGAAGATACAACACTAGGTCAACCAATGTTGAATGCACCGATAATTATCAATCATAAGTTCATGACCGCTGAAACTAAGTCAACACTAAATCCAGAAAAGTTAGTGCAGGCCTATGCTAAGAAAAGATGCAAACCTTTTGATTTACCAACAGTTAAGCTATAATACATAATACATGATGCAGAAAATACAATCACTGTAGGAATTAAGTTGAGAGTTCCAGAAATCAACGCGGGGAGAACCCTAGAAAGTGGCAGGCAGAAGCAGCAGACAACCCGTGCACAACAAAGTGCCCTGTGTTTTGACTGGAAACTAGGCAAAATACATGGAAATCTAGTAAAGAGCACAACATCAAACGGCTACAATGTCCATAAGACAAGCACCCCCCCACCAAAGCACACATACACAGAAGGCTGTTTTTCTAATCGCCCAGAATAAGGTACGCTCAAAAGTACTTTTAAGTCAAAAGATATGCTGGCTGCACGGATGATTCGAGTATTCATTCCATCCTTCCTAGCAGCTTCCGAACAGACCGAGACGACATGAGGAAATCTCCAAGATACTTGAATATGAGATCTCTATGAACTCTTTCCAACTCTTTACCGGCATAATCTACCGACAAGAGGATATACTACAGTACTGCTACCACATATTGTTTAATTCAGCAACTCCAAGAAGATCTGGGCACTGCAAGAAGATCACAAGTATTCTCCCAGGGAAATCAAACAGACAAATTACACTGATGTGAGATATCCAAGTACCTCAATGGAGAAGCAAAACAAGAGAAGGCAATAAATTAAGGCACCAGCCGCAAGCAGTAGTACCAGATACCAAGAACCTTCATCAGAACCATGCCCAGCCACTACTGAATATGCAGATTTCTACACGTATGCAACAGGATGAGCTGTATGTTATCTGAAACGATCATATCCATCAACAAGATCAAGCGTTCTGTCGGCGACAGGAACAATAACTCACATTCAGATGCAGAGATATGTCCCCTGAGATTAGATAAAAGGAGAAAAGGAAGTATTAGCATAGTTGCATGGGAGGAGGGGCGCTGCATGCTCCCCTCGTCTATAAAACCACAGCCTCCTTA encodes:
- the LOC124651324 gene encoding small polypeptide DEVIL 8-like; its protein translation is MEQGKKKHTGRLQKVLREQKARLYIIRRCVVMLLCWTD